The Coffea arabica cultivar ET-39 chromosome 1e, Coffea Arabica ET-39 HiFi, whole genome shotgun sequence genome has a window encoding:
- the LOC140016886 gene encoding uncharacterized protein, translated as MRWHKEKRVDDGNTMRHPTDSEAWKHFDKLYPDFAHDPRNVRFGLATDGFNPFGTMTSTYSIWSVFVVPYNLSPWKCMKDPFFLVSMLIPGPKSPKNEICVYMTPLVDELNEFWDDLETYDTYTGKNYATQAIIASCLVIIIGVEKESHLMVKLDFRNPVIPLSGKEVLEQVERVEIQFGKTANQGKEAQRTLHWDVLQECDRKIPVILCKLERLFTPAFFDIMLHVLVHLLAETILAGPSQYRCMFPFEIEHKTLLEAECTENVIQRHDKEFATWFKECVLYGSQPWNNEFRSLTLGLDNRICMYTGFMANGYRFHTEDRERERKMQNSGIVVKGEHGNNIIDFYGLLKEIIEVRFWFEKKNVVLFKCDWWKLDDSSGLQIDKDWGITSVNSSRRWYEDQPYVLPQHVEQVFYIEDLKLGRNWYVVERFGPRNCYDVPEHVDKEAIVEEIYQEEAQAGEFNIIIDLDNPLPISREDGNLLKYAPSSVIHGDQSKKGNQQADEDFIDDSDIGDPNSCDNEEDEDILSDSDTDSY; from the exons ATGCGGTGGCATAAAGAAAAGCGTGTAGATGATGGTAACACCATGAGGCATCCGACGGACAGCGAAGCATGGAAACATTTTGATAAATTATATCCAGATTTTGCTCATGATCCTAGAAATGTCAGGTTTGGCCTTGCGACTGATGGTTTCAATCCTTTTGGAACCATGACATCGACTTATAGCATTTGGTCTGTTTTTGTTGTACCATATAATCTGTCTCCCTGGAAATGTATGAAAGACCCATTCTTTTTAGTGTCAATGTTGATTCCTGGTCCTAAATCCCCGAAAAATGAGATCTGCGTCTACATGACACCTCTAGTAGATGAGTTGAATGAATTTTGGGATGATCTAGAAACTTATGATACATATACTG GAAAAAATTATGCTACACAGGCCATCATCGCTTCTTGCCTAGTGATCATCATTGGCGTAGAGAAAGAAAGCCACTTGATGGTAAAGTTGGATTTTAGGAATCCTGTTATTCCCTTATCTGGAAAAGAAGTTCTGGAACAAGTAGAAAGAGTTGAGATACAGTTTGGGAAAACAGCAAATCAAGGCAAGGAAGCGCAAAG AACATTGCATTGGGATGTACTACAGGAGTGTGATAGAAAAATTCCTGTGATATTGTGCAAATTAGAGAGACTATTCACTCCTGCCTTCTTCGACATAATGCTGCACGTGCTGGTTCACCTACTTGCCGAAACAATTCTTGCTGGCCCATCTCAATATCGTTGTATGTTCCCATTTGAGAT TGAGCATAAAACCTTGTTGGAAGCTGAATGCACTGAAAATGTTATTCAACGGCATGATAAGGAGTTTGCTACATGGTTCAAAGAATGT GTGTTATATGGTTCCCAACCTTGGAATAATGAATTTCGCTCATTGACCTTAGGTTTAGACAATAGAATTTGTATGTATACAGGTTTCATGGCTAATGGGTATAGATTTCACACTGAAGATcgtgaaagagagagaaaaatgcaaaatagtGGTATCGTAGTGAAAGGCGAGCATGGTAATAATATCATTGATTTTTATGGTCTCCTAAAAGAAATTATTGAAGTGAGGTTCtggtttgaaaagaaaaatgttgtCCTATTTAAGTGTGACTGGTGGAAACTAGATGATAGTTCTGGCCTGCAAATAGACAAGGATTGGGGTATCACAAGTGTGAATTCATCAAGAAGATGGTATGAAGACCAACCTTATGTCCTTCCTCAACATGTGGAACAAGTATTTTATATTGAGGACCTGAAATTAGGTAGAAACTGGTATGTAGTTGAGAGGTTCGGTCCAAGAAATTGTTATGATGTTCCTGAACATGTGGACAAAGAGGCAATAGTTGAGGAGATATATCAAGAGGAAGCACAAGCAGGGGAATTCAATATTATAATAGATCTCGATAATCCCCTACCAATTTCAAGAGAAGATGGCAATCTATTAAAGTACGCGCCTTCATCCGTTATTCATGGTGACCAATCAAAGAAAGGAAATCAACAAGCTGATGAAGACTTTATTGATGACAGTGACATTGGGGACCCTAATAGTTGCGATAATGAAGAAGATGAGGATATTCTTAGTGATAGTGACACTGATTCATATTAG
- the LOC140016887 gene encoding zinc finger BED domain-containing protein RICESLEEPER 2-like, which yields MVAQQTKLNFQPADEIFSTLSALHTGKFDMEEEGFNIMMRWGMPEWQKISRRTAKYDCVTVYKVEKNKLKNKLKHVQKVSITTDLWKSKNQKIEYVVITGHWIDSNWKLQKRILNFVCIPPPRRGVEIAAAIFKCAKEWEIVHKIHTISVDNASNNDVAIRLLKDDFSRSKKLLCGDGLSKIVDITNNIRESVEFVNRSEGRALLFAEIAQQLRIPGKKMLYDCRTRWNATSRC from the exons ATGGTAGCACAGCAGACAAAACTAAATTTTCAGCCAGCTGATGAGATATTTTCGACTTTATCGGCATTACATACTGGCAAGTTTGATATGGAG GAAGAAGGTTTTAACATCATGATGAGATGGGGAATGCCAGAGTGGCAAAAGATCTCTCGGAGAACGGCAAAATATGATTGTGTGACAGTCTATAAAGTTGAAAAGAACAAGTTGAAGAACAAGTTGAAGCATGTGCAAAAAGTGAGCATCACAACCGACCTTTGGAAAtctaaaaatcagaaaatagagTATGTGGTCATCACCGGACATTGGATTGACTCAAATTGGAAGCTTCAGAAGAGAATTCTCAATTTTGTTTGCATACCACCACCTCGACGTGGGGTGGAGATTGCTGCTGCAATTTTTAAGTGTGCGAAGGAATGGGAAATTGTTCACAAGATACATACTATATCTGTCGATAATGCCTCCAACAACGATGTTGCTATCCGACTTTTGAAGGATGACTTCTCTAGATCAAAAAAGTTGCTATGTGGAG ATGGCCTTTCCAAGATAGTGGACATCACCAACAATATTAGGGAAAGTGTGGAATTTGTCAATCGCTCCGAGGGAAGAGCTTTGTTGTTTGCTGAGATTGCCCAACAGCTCCGAATACCCGGGAAAAAAATGCTTTATGATTGTCGGACTAGATGGAATGCCACTTCAAGATGCTGA
- the LOC140016889 gene encoding zinc finger BED domain-containing protein RICESLEEPER 2-like, translated as MSGTDYPTSNLFLQEVAKIKKVLDAQVNDKDDFIRAMVKKMKSKFDKYWGDCNLLMAIAAILDPRQKMQVVEFAYPQMYPPYQAQEHISNVRKVLFDLYEEYVALMASIEGRAMEDCSLEGPRKNAPASSSWDDFDIYCDEVETNELLKSELVDYLDKPHQKTGVDLKAFDCLEWWKINRISYLVLSQMACDILAIPVSTMASEATFSAETRVIDSYRASLHLDTIQVLLCVGDWCRNLHGVKKKMKQVKIIKEVELPKV; from the exons ATGTCTGGGACTGATTATCCTACAAGCAACTTGTTCCTTCAAGAGGTggcaaaaattaagaaagttttaGATGCTCAAGTCAATGATAAAGACGACTTCATCCGGGCCATGGTAAAAAAGATGAAATCCAAGTTTGATAAATATTGGGGCGACTGTAATTTGCTAATGGCAATTGCTGCCATTTTAGATCCGAGACAGAAAATGCAAGTTGTAGAGTTCGCATACCCTCAAATGTATCCTCCTTACCAAGCTCAAGAACATATTTCAAATGTTCGAAAAGTCCTATTTGATCTTTATGAGGAATATGTTGCTTTAATGGCAAGTATAGAAGGAAGAGCAATGGAAGATTGTTCTTTAGAAGGGCCGCGAAAAAATGCACCAGCTTCTTCTTCTTGGGATGATTTCGATATCTATTGTGATGAAGTTGAGACTAATGAACTCCTTAAGTCAGAATTGGTTGATTATTTAGATAAGCCTCACCAAAAGACTGGAGTAGAcctgaaagcatttgattgcttggAATGGTGGAAAATAAATCGAATTTCCTATCTAGTATTGTCTCAAATGGCTTGTGATATATTGGCTATTCCAGTAAGTACAATGGCATCTGAGGCCACGTTTAGTGCCGAGACTCGAGTAATAGACTCCTATCGAGCTTCACTTCACTTGGATACTATTCAAGTGTTGCTGTGTGTCGGAGATTGGTGTAGAAATCTCCATGGagtcaaaaagaaaatgaag CAAGTTAAGATAATTAAAGAAGTTGAGTTGCCAAAAGTATGA
- the LOC113693843 gene encoding dirigent protein 23-like has translation MDTISMKMKTTQLIAILWWVVAMMALPILAHGSIDQSPAAVKKWFKELRHAKEKLTKLHFYVHDRVTAESPTSVLVAQANTTSKSPTMFGATYVFDDPMTLGPEPSSKIIGHAHGITSSASKEEDASQIGIMNLVFNDGKFNGSALSVLGDYPFFQKYKEMPIVGGSGAFRLARGIVTAIIHTYNDTTQNEIIDFHVLVLHY, from the coding sequence ATGGACACGATAAGCATGAAGATGAAGACAACACAACTCATTGCAATTCTATGGTGGGTCGTGGCGATGATGGCCCTGCCAATATTGGCTCATGGCAGCATTGATCAAAGTCCTGCAGCAGTTAAAAAATGGTTCAAAGAGCTTCGACATGCAAAGGAGAAATTGACAAAGCTTCACTTCTATGTTCATGACAGGGTAACTGCAGAGAGCCCCACATCTGTACTAGTTGCTCAAGCCAACACTACTAGCAAATCACCCACGATGTTCGGGGCAACCTACGTCTTCGATGACCCGATGACACTGGGACCTGAGCCCAGTTCCAAGATCATCGGTCACGCCCATGGCATAACCAGTTCGGCTTCGAAAGAGGAAGATGCTTCACAAATTGGCATCATGAACTTGGTATTCAACGATGGCAAGTTCAATGGTAGTGCCCTTAGCGTTCTAGGTGATTATCCCTTCTTCCAGAAGTACAAGGAGATGCCAATAGTAGGTGGTTCTGGGGCTTTTCGATTGGCCCGTGGAATAGTTACAGCAATAATCCATACTTACAATGATACCACCCAGAATGAAATTATCGACTTCCACGTCCTCGTTCTGCATTATTGA